GCCGTCTTGTGAGCGGTACAGTTGGAAGGCGTCTACGCCGCAGTGGCTGAACGTGTCGCCTACGTACAGGGCATAGTCACACCAGAGCGTGGCGAAGTCTCCGTCCAGGTGAACTTGCACGTTCCAGATGCCTTCGTCCAGCATTTTTTCATGCTTCTGGCCCACCATCTCAATGAATTTCTGCATGGGCGTTTCGCGCAATTGCACCACGCCGTCTTTGCCCATCGCTACAGACTGCAATCTGGCTCCCGGGGCCAGCACAGATTTAGAAAGCGTGCTGTCGCTTTGGCGCATGCCGTCAAAAAACTTGACCACCGCCGCTTCTACGGCTTTGGCGTCTTGTGAAGCTGGTGCGGCTTTTTTAGTCTGGGCCGAAGCAGTAAAGCTCAGTACCGCCAGGGTGAGGAAAAGTAAGAAATGACGCATCTTTTGTGTAGTTAGGAGTTAAACGCTTAGAATGAAGGAGTACTACTTTGGGGTAACCTTTTTCCATTCGCCCTTCGTGAAAAACACATTACCGAATTTAGGCGACCAGAACACGTAATAAAATGGGTCATACCTGCTGTACAAGGTAGGTTTATTTTCAATGATATGGCTTCGGGGTTCTT
The nucleotide sequence above comes from Nibribacter ruber. Encoded proteins:
- a CDS encoding nuclear transport factor 2 family protein, whose translation is MRHFLLFLTLAVLSFTASAQTKKAAPASQDAKAVEAAVVKFFDGMRQSDSTLSKSVLAPGARLQSVAMGKDGVVQLRETPMQKFIEMVGQKHEKMLDEGIWNVQVHLDGDFATLWCDYALYVGDTFSHCGVDAFQLYRSQDGWKIFSITDTRRKEGCDMKAAQASKAKK